Proteins co-encoded in one Glandiceps talaboti chromosome 22, keGlaTala1.1, whole genome shotgun sequence genomic window:
- the LOC144452236 gene encoding glutamine--fructose-6-phosphate aminotransferase [isomerizing] 1-like translates to MCGIFAYLNYQVPKTRKEILELLIKGLQRLEYRGYDSAGLAIDGGNEDPQSQKRPSIRVIKKKGKVKALDEEISTQEDINMDIEYDIHCGIAHTRWATHGVPSAVNSHPQRSDPNNEFVVIHNGIITNYKDIKTVLESKNFEFESDTDTEIIAKLTKYLYDSNSGEEISFRELVEDVVQQLEGAFALAFKSVHYPGELVTTRRGSPLLCGISAKNKFSTDHIPIFYRDNRGGKDAIKLARADSMVGFEVSGENKEVEYFFASDASAVIEYTNRVIFLEDNDVAAVKDGGLSIHRIAREAGVSHTREVHTLKMEIQQIMKGNFSTFMQKEIFEQPESVFNTMRGRVNFEDKRIVLGGLKDHLSEIRRCRRLLFIACGTSYHSALATRQLLEELTELPVMVELASDFLDRSTPVFRDDVCFFVSQSGETADTLMALHYCKRRGALTVGITNTVGSSISRETDCGVHINAGPEIGVASTKAYTSQFISLVMFAIMMCEDKISMQDRRNEILNGLQQLPELVKEILKMDDEIHKIAQELYQHKSILLMGRGFNYATCLEGALKIKELTYLHSEGILAGELKHGPLALIDKTMPVIMIVMKDPTYTKCQNALQQVVARQGRPILICSKGDKESQQYASRVLEMPHITDCLAGILTVIPLQLLAFHIAVLRGYDVDCPRNLAKSVTVE, encoded by the exons ATGTGTG gaatatttgcatacttgaACTACCAGGTGCCCAAGACTCGTAAAGAGATCTTGGAACTTCTGATTAAGGGGTTGCAGAGGCTGGAATACAGGGGCTATGACTCTGCAG GTCTTGCGATAGATGGAGGGAATGAGGACCCACAGTCTCAGAAGAGACCTTCCATCCGTGTCATTAAGAAGAAGGGCAAGGTCAAGGCTCTGGATGAAGAGATCT CTACCCAAGAAGACATcaacatggacattgaatatgaTATTCACTGTGGTATTGCCCACACTAGATGGGCCACTCATGGCGTACCAAGTGCTGTCAACAGTCATCCACAGAGATCAGATCCCAACAATG AATTTGTTGTTATTCACAACGGAATCATCACCAACTACAAAGACATCAAGACAGTGCTGGAAAGcaagaattttgaatttgaatctgATACCGACACTGAAATCATTGCCAAGCTGACCAAATACCTGTATGATTCCAATTCTGGGGAAGAAATCTCTTTCAGAGAGTTGGTTGAAGATGTCGTACAACagttg GAAGGAGCCTTTGCCCTGGCCTTCAAAAGTGTCCATTACCCAGGTGAATTGGTAACCACAAGGAGAGGTAGTCCATTGCTATGTGGTATATCAGCCAAGAACAAATTCAGCACTGATCACATTCCTATATTTTACCGAGACAACCGAG GTGGTAAAGATGCTATCAAGTTGGCAAGAGCAGACAGTATGGTAGGATTTGAAGTGTCTGGTGAAAACAAAGAAGTAGAATACTTTTTTGCATCTGATGCCAGTGCTGTCATTGAGTACACAAACCGTGTTATCTTCCTGGAAGACAATGATGTGGCTGCTGTCAAAGATGGCG GTTTGTCCATTCATCGTATAGCCAGAGAGGCCGGAGTTTCTCATACCAGGGAAGTGCACACTTTAAAAATGGAAATCCAGCAAATTATGAAAG GAAATTTCAGTACATTTATGCAGAAAGAGATCTTTGAACAGCCAGAAAGTGTCTTCAATACAATGAGAGGAAGAGTCAACTTTGAAGATAAACGAA TTGTTCTTGGAGGATTGAAGGACCATCTGAGTGAGATCCGACGCTGTCGCCGTCTTCTATTCATTGCCTGTGGAACAAGCTATCATAGTGCCTTGGCT ACACGTCAGTTACTGGAGGAGCTGACAGAACTTCCAGTGATGGTAGAATTGGCAAGTGACTTCTTAGACAGATCGACACCTGTTTTTAGAGAtgatgtttgtttctttgttagCCAATCAG GAGAGACAGCTGATACACTGATGGCCTTACATTACTGTAAGCGACGTGGTGCACTGACTGTGGGTATCACCAATACTGTGGGTAGTAGTATTTCTAGAGAAACAGACTGTGGCGTTCACATCAATGCTGGTCCTGAGATTGGTGTTGCTAGTACCAAG GCTTACACCAGCCAGTTTATTTCACTAGTAATGTTTGCTATCATGATGTGTGAAGATAAAATATCCATGCAAGAcagaagaaatgaaatattaaatggaCTGCAACAGTTACCag AACTTGTGAAGGAAATTTTGAAGATGGATGATGAGATCCACAAGATAGCGCAAGAACTTTACCAACACAAAAGTATTTTATTGATGGGTAGAGGTTTTAACTATGCTACATGTCTGGAAGGAGCACTG AAAATTAAAGAATTGACGTATCTTCACTCTGAGGGTATATTAGCTGGAGAATTGAAACATGGTCCGTTGGCGTTAATTGACAAAACTATGCCTGTTATTATGATAGTGATGAAAGATCCAACATACACA AAATGTCAGAATGCCTTGCAGCAGGTTGTAGCAAGACAA GGTCGTCCTATTTTGATCTGTTCAAAAGGTGACAAAGAGAGCCAACAGTATGCATCCCGTGTCTTAGAGATGCCTCACATCACAGATTGTCTGGCTGGAATATTAACAGTGATACCATTACAGTTGTTAGCATTCCATATTGCTGTTCTTAGAGGATATGAT GTGGACTGTCCACGTAATTTGGCCAAGTCTGTCACTGTGGAGTAA